A stretch of Procambarus clarkii isolate CNS0578487 chromosome 20, FALCON_Pclarkii_2.0, whole genome shotgun sequence DNA encodes these proteins:
- the LOC123755520 gene encoding uncharacterized protein: MGDEQQKAGSGWRAAEGGWRAAEGGKRVASGRRREAGGERQKAGSGWRAAEGGKRVASSRRREAGGERQKAGSGWRAAEGGKRMASGRRREAGGEQQKAGSGWRAPEGGKRVASSRRREAGGERRLAVE, from the coding sequence ATGGGTGACGAGCAGCAGAAAGCGGGAAGCGGGTGGCGAGCGGCAGAAGGCGGGTGGAGAGCGGCAGAAGGCGGGAAGCGGGTGGCGAGCGGCAGACGGCGGGAAGCGGGTGGCGAGCGGCAGAAGGCGGGAAGCGGGTGGCGAGCGGCAGAAGGCGGGAAGCGGGTGGCGAGCAGCAGAAGGCGGGAAGCGGGTGGCGAGCGGCAGAAGGCGGGAAGCGGGTGGCGAGCGGCAGAAGGCGGGAAGCGGATGGCGAGCGGCAGAAGGCGGGAAGCGGGTGGCGAGCAGCAGAAGGCGGGAAGCGGGTGGCGAGCACCAGAAGGCGGGAAACGAGTGGCGAGCAGCAGAAGGCGGGAAGCGGGTGGCGAGCGGAGACTGGCAGTAGAGTGA